A window from Calliopsis andreniformis isolate RMS-2024a chromosome 5, iyCalAndr_principal, whole genome shotgun sequence encodes these proteins:
- the LOC143179383 gene encoding uncharacterized protein LOC143179383 isoform X1, translated as MVYESDFYTTRRPYSRPLVSSYSVTDRPITLPLSTILQLRGIPRMPYVAHKRLVTVIHMPYHTVYHGGELIPIRIHARVRPSVLAAELYRIRNLTRPSTASYLEKYLQSKDHIYFDDEAKEIRARVDSLMRRVHVFVPRAVASDFVEEIVPERMRSGDYVRRLISGKQNAKKDPEPVSWYEVPERGNFGNLACVKYVAGKPQSVRRPYFRLADLRPSDIKNDVNFLSYYKKNRQAADNALPEEPMTERELRKARALQPDLDESALPKAPRKVEKEQEAKPEKKRGSKKGKADTDRQSEAAKKELGSIKERESEPVKESKPVTQPEPVKAPVKEPEPEPEPEPEPVKEPEPVPEPVKEPEPTPEPVKKPEPVPEPVKEPEPVPEPAKEPEPVPAPAPEPVPEPESVKEPEPTPEPPKEPESAQPESTQELATEAESKQETVPEEKNSEAQIAEAVSAQEETGETKTEDKNVKHEKEEALKKIEQYLAKAAEEASEIIRSTDHTFHRRSTEERKAAAEEERLKLELEEQKAWEALQAAQERLAHIDEIREQEKAVAERQAEEEKVEADRLETERLQETERQLEEARVAALLEEQQRMIVEEHLAEVRQQEEKEERLANIALEEVDEVKEVDHSRDDAVGSEITDQEREEKPYELIADDDTRIEEENTQEEEHFDLAEDPFVEEPEGAENKAPTGANAIEETPKIEEVTSGGEESFEWGNEDA; from the exons ATGGTTTACGAGAGCGACTTCTACACGACCCGACGGCCCTATTCGAGGCCTCTCGTCTCCTCCTACAGCGTCACG GATCGACCGATCACTTTACCGCTCTCTACCATCCTCCAG TTGAGGGGCATTCCCCGCATGCCATACGTGGCTCACAAAAGGCTCGTGACTGTAATCCACATGCCGTACCATACCGTGTACCATGGTGGTGAACTGATACCGATAAGAATTCATGCGCGCGTACGTCCCAGCGTCCTCGCAGCTGAGCTCTACAGGATACGCAATCTGACCAGGCCCTCGACCGCCTCCTACTTGGAAAAGTATCTCCAATCCAAGGACCATATC TACTTCGACGATGAGGCGAAGGAAATACGCGCCAGAGTGGATTCCCTTATGCGACGTGTTCACGTCTTCGTCCCACGAGCTGTAGCCAG CGACTTTGTGGAAGAGATAGTGCCAGAACGTATGCGTAGCGGCGACTACGTTCGTCGGTTGATCTCTGGCAAGCAAAACGCGAAGAAGGACCCAGAGCCCGTCTCCTGGTACGAAGTGCCGGAACGAGGTAACTTCGGTAACCTGGCATGCGTGAAATATGTCGCTGGGAAGCCACAGTCCGTCAGGAGGCCGTACTTCAGGCTCGCCGATCTTCGTCCGTCCGACATTAAGAACGACGTCAATTTTCTGAGCTACTACAAAAAGAACCGCCAGGCGGCTGACAACGCCT TACCAGAAGAGCCGATGACGGAAAGAGAATTGCGTAAGG CGCGAGCGTTACAGCCCGATCTGGACGAATCTGCGCTACCAAAGG CGCCTAGAAAAGTAGAAAAAGAACAGGAGGCAAAGCCTGAAAAGAAACGTGGCTCTAAAAAAGGAAAAGCGGATACCGATAGACAATCAGAAGCCGCAAAGAAAGAATTAGGATCCATCAAAGAACGAGAATCAGAGCCCGTGAAAGAGTCAAAACCTGTAACACAACCTGAGCCTGTGAAAGCACCTGTAAAGGAACCTGAACCGGAACCTGAACCGGAACCTGAGCCTGTAAAGGAACCTGAACCGGTTCCTGAGCCTGTGAAAGAACCTGAACCAACTCCCGAGCCCGTGAAAAAACCTGAACCAGTTCCTGAGCCTGTGAAAGAACCTGAACCAGTGCCCGAGCCTGCCAAAGAACCTGAACCTGTACCTGCACCTGCACCTGAACCAGTACCTGAACCTGAATCTGTGAAAGAACCAGAACCTACCCCTGAACCTCCTAAGGAACCAGAGTCAGCACAGCCAGAATCGACTCAAGAATTGGCAACCGAAGCAGAGTCTAAGCAGGAGACGGTACCGGAGGAGAAGAATTCAGAAGCTCAAATCGCGGAAGCTGTAAGTGCACAGGAAGAAACAGGCGAAACGAAGACAGAAGACAAAAATG TGAAACATGAAAAAGAGGAAGCGCTAAAAAAGATAGAGCAGTATCTCGCTAAAGCTGCAGAGGAGGCCAG CGAAATCATTAGATCAACTGATCATACGTTTCACCGCAGGAGTACCGAAGAAAGGAAAGCAGCGGCGGAAGAGGAAAGGCTGAAACTCGAACTGGAGGAACAGAAAGCATGGGAGGCTTTACAGGCGGCGCAAGAACGACTGGCGCATATCGATGAAATACGCGAGCAAGAAAAAGCTGTAGCTGAGAGACAAGCTGAAGAGGAAAAAGTAGAAGCCGATCGGTTAGAAACTGAAAGACTACAGGAAACAGAAAG GCAGCTCGAGGAAGCTCGAGTAGCGGCCTTGCTGGAGGAGCAACAAAGAATGATCGTCGAGGAACACCTTGCAGAAGTTCGTCAACAGGAGGAAAAGGAAGAGAGATTAGCGAACATTGCGCTGGAGGAGGTGGACGAAGTGAAAGAAGTCGATCATTCTCGCGACGACGCAGTGGGGAGCGAAATCACGGATCAGGAGAGAGAAGAGAAACCGTACGAGTTGATCGCGGACGACGATACCAGG ATCGAGGAAGAAAACACGCAAGAAGAAGAACACTTTGATCTGGCAGAGGATCCGTTTGTCGAAGAACCAGAGGGAGCAGAAAACAAAGCTCCAACGGGCGCGAACGCTATCGAAGAAACGCCGAaaattgaagaagtgacttcTGGCGGGGAAGAGAGTTTCGAGTGGGGCAACGAGGACGCGTAA
- the LOC143179383 gene encoding uncharacterized protein LOC143179383 isoform X2, with product MVYESDFYTTRRPYSRPLVSSYSVTDRPITLPLSTILQLRGIPRMPYVAHKRLVTVIHMPYHTVYHGGELIPIRIHARVRPSVLAAELYRIRNLTRPSTASYLEKYLQSKDHIYFDDEAKEIRARVDSLMRRVHVFVPRAVASDFVEEIVPERMRSGDYVRRLISGKQNAKKDPEPVSWYEVPERGNFGNLACVKYVAGKPQSVRRPYFRLADLRPSDIKNDVNFLSYYKKNRQAADNALPEEPMTERELRKARALQPDLDESALPKAPRKVEKEQEAKPEKKRGSKKGKADTDRQSEAAKKELGSIKERESEPVKESKPVTQPEPVKAPVKEPEPEPEPEPEPVKEPEPVPEPVKEPEPTPEPVKKPEPVPEPVKEPEPVPEPAKEPEPVPAPAPEPVPEPESVKEPEPTPEPPKEPESAQPESTQELATEAESKQETVPEEKNSEAQIAEAVSAQEETGETKTEDKNVKHEKEEALKKIEQYLAKAAEEARSTEERKAAAEEERLKLELEEQKAWEALQAAQERLAHIDEIREQEKAVAERQAEEEKVEADRLETERLQETERQLEEARVAALLEEQQRMIVEEHLAEVRQQEEKEERLANIALEEVDEVKEVDHSRDDAVGSEITDQEREEKPYELIADDDTRIEEENTQEEEHFDLAEDPFVEEPEGAENKAPTGANAIEETPKIEEVTSGGEESFEWGNEDA from the exons ATGGTTTACGAGAGCGACTTCTACACGACCCGACGGCCCTATTCGAGGCCTCTCGTCTCCTCCTACAGCGTCACG GATCGACCGATCACTTTACCGCTCTCTACCATCCTCCAG TTGAGGGGCATTCCCCGCATGCCATACGTGGCTCACAAAAGGCTCGTGACTGTAATCCACATGCCGTACCATACCGTGTACCATGGTGGTGAACTGATACCGATAAGAATTCATGCGCGCGTACGTCCCAGCGTCCTCGCAGCTGAGCTCTACAGGATACGCAATCTGACCAGGCCCTCGACCGCCTCCTACTTGGAAAAGTATCTCCAATCCAAGGACCATATC TACTTCGACGATGAGGCGAAGGAAATACGCGCCAGAGTGGATTCCCTTATGCGACGTGTTCACGTCTTCGTCCCACGAGCTGTAGCCAG CGACTTTGTGGAAGAGATAGTGCCAGAACGTATGCGTAGCGGCGACTACGTTCGTCGGTTGATCTCTGGCAAGCAAAACGCGAAGAAGGACCCAGAGCCCGTCTCCTGGTACGAAGTGCCGGAACGAGGTAACTTCGGTAACCTGGCATGCGTGAAATATGTCGCTGGGAAGCCACAGTCCGTCAGGAGGCCGTACTTCAGGCTCGCCGATCTTCGTCCGTCCGACATTAAGAACGACGTCAATTTTCTGAGCTACTACAAAAAGAACCGCCAGGCGGCTGACAACGCCT TACCAGAAGAGCCGATGACGGAAAGAGAATTGCGTAAGG CGCGAGCGTTACAGCCCGATCTGGACGAATCTGCGCTACCAAAGG CGCCTAGAAAAGTAGAAAAAGAACAGGAGGCAAAGCCTGAAAAGAAACGTGGCTCTAAAAAAGGAAAAGCGGATACCGATAGACAATCAGAAGCCGCAAAGAAAGAATTAGGATCCATCAAAGAACGAGAATCAGAGCCCGTGAAAGAGTCAAAACCTGTAACACAACCTGAGCCTGTGAAAGCACCTGTAAAGGAACCTGAACCGGAACCTGAACCGGAACCTGAGCCTGTAAAGGAACCTGAACCGGTTCCTGAGCCTGTGAAAGAACCTGAACCAACTCCCGAGCCCGTGAAAAAACCTGAACCAGTTCCTGAGCCTGTGAAAGAACCTGAACCAGTGCCCGAGCCTGCCAAAGAACCTGAACCTGTACCTGCACCTGCACCTGAACCAGTACCTGAACCTGAATCTGTGAAAGAACCAGAACCTACCCCTGAACCTCCTAAGGAACCAGAGTCAGCACAGCCAGAATCGACTCAAGAATTGGCAACCGAAGCAGAGTCTAAGCAGGAGACGGTACCGGAGGAGAAGAATTCAGAAGCTCAAATCGCGGAAGCTGTAAGTGCACAGGAAGAAACAGGCGAAACGAAGACAGAAGACAAAAATG TGAAACATGAAAAAGAGGAAGCGCTAAAAAAGATAGAGCAGTATCTCGCTAAAGCTGCAGAGGAGGCCAG GAGTACCGAAGAAAGGAAAGCAGCGGCGGAAGAGGAAAGGCTGAAACTCGAACTGGAGGAACAGAAAGCATGGGAGGCTTTACAGGCGGCGCAAGAACGACTGGCGCATATCGATGAAATACGCGAGCAAGAAAAAGCTGTAGCTGAGAGACAAGCTGAAGAGGAAAAAGTAGAAGCCGATCGGTTAGAAACTGAAAGACTACAGGAAACAGAAAG GCAGCTCGAGGAAGCTCGAGTAGCGGCCTTGCTGGAGGAGCAACAAAGAATGATCGTCGAGGAACACCTTGCAGAAGTTCGTCAACAGGAGGAAAAGGAAGAGAGATTAGCGAACATTGCGCTGGAGGAGGTGGACGAAGTGAAAGAAGTCGATCATTCTCGCGACGACGCAGTGGGGAGCGAAATCACGGATCAGGAGAGAGAAGAGAAACCGTACGAGTTGATCGCGGACGACGATACCAGG ATCGAGGAAGAAAACACGCAAGAAGAAGAACACTTTGATCTGGCAGAGGATCCGTTTGTCGAAGAACCAGAGGGAGCAGAAAACAAAGCTCCAACGGGCGCGAACGCTATCGAAGAAACGCCGAaaattgaagaagtgacttcTGGCGGGGAAGAGAGTTTCGAGTGGGGCAACGAGGACGCGTAA
- the LOC143179383 gene encoding uncharacterized protein LOC143179383 isoform X7, with amino-acid sequence MVYESDFYTTRRPYSRPLVSSYSVTRQDYFPWEKVPFVPRPSLVPEPFTVWGRKKQDPKKEFYQYVTLKEKEGVVRGKDVAKDQHKRQLVDGGAVSKVSLDATTELATRGHVFEKGVLSRQPGAGRHASTPASGRTKILMALQTPSWYRF; translated from the exons ATGGTTTACGAGAGCGACTTCTACACGACCCGACGGCCCTATTCGAGGCCTCTCGTCTCCTCCTACAGCGTCACG AGGCAGGATTACTTCCCATGGGAGAAGGTACCGTTCGTTCCGCGGCCATCTCTAGTACCGGAACCGTTCACCGTTTGGGGTCGTAAGAAGCAAGATCCAAAGAAAGAATTCTACCAATACGTCACTCTGAAGGAGAAAGAGGGCGTTGTGCGTGGAAAGGACGTCGCGAAAGATCAACATAAACGGCAGCTGGTCGATGGCGGTGCTGTATCAAAAGTCAGCTTGGATGCGACGACCGAGTTGGCGACCAGAGGTCATGTCTTCGAGAAGGGAGtgctttccaggcaaccagGAGCTGGAAGACACGCATCGACTCCAGCCAGTGGCCGTACCAAGATACTAATGGCACTTCAGACACCATCCTGGTATCGATTCTAA
- the LOC143179383 gene encoding uncharacterized protein LOC143179383 isoform X5 produces MVYESDFYTTRRPYSRPLVSSYSVTDRPITLPLSTILQLRGIPRMPYVAHKRLVTVIHMPYHTVYHGGELIPIRIHARVRPSVLAAELYRIRNLTRPSTASYLEKYLQSKDHIYFDDEAKEIRARVDSLMRRVHVFVPRAVASDFVEEIVPERMRSGDYVRRLISGKQNAKKDPEPVSWYEVPERGNFGNLACVKYVAGKPQSVRRPYFRLADLRPSDIKNDVNFLSYYKKNRQAADNALKHEKEEALKKIEQYLAKAAEEARSTEERKAAAEEERLKLELEEQKAWEALQAAQERLAHIDEIREQEKAVAERQAEEEKVEADRLETERLQETERQLEEARVAALLEEQQRMIVEEHLAEVRQQEEKEERLANIALEEVDEVKEVDHSRDDAVGSEITDQEREEKPYELIADDDTRIEEENTQEEEHFDLAEDPFVEEPEGAENKAPTGANAIEETPKIEEVTSGGEESFEWGNEDA; encoded by the exons ATGGTTTACGAGAGCGACTTCTACACGACCCGACGGCCCTATTCGAGGCCTCTCGTCTCCTCCTACAGCGTCACG GATCGACCGATCACTTTACCGCTCTCTACCATCCTCCAG TTGAGGGGCATTCCCCGCATGCCATACGTGGCTCACAAAAGGCTCGTGACTGTAATCCACATGCCGTACCATACCGTGTACCATGGTGGTGAACTGATACCGATAAGAATTCATGCGCGCGTACGTCCCAGCGTCCTCGCAGCTGAGCTCTACAGGATACGCAATCTGACCAGGCCCTCGACCGCCTCCTACTTGGAAAAGTATCTCCAATCCAAGGACCATATC TACTTCGACGATGAGGCGAAGGAAATACGCGCCAGAGTGGATTCCCTTATGCGACGTGTTCACGTCTTCGTCCCACGAGCTGTAGCCAG CGACTTTGTGGAAGAGATAGTGCCAGAACGTATGCGTAGCGGCGACTACGTTCGTCGGTTGATCTCTGGCAAGCAAAACGCGAAGAAGGACCCAGAGCCCGTCTCCTGGTACGAAGTGCCGGAACGAGGTAACTTCGGTAACCTGGCATGCGTGAAATATGTCGCTGGGAAGCCACAGTCCGTCAGGAGGCCGTACTTCAGGCTCGCCGATCTTCGTCCGTCCGACATTAAGAACGACGTCAATTTTCTGAGCTACTACAAAAAGAACCGCCAGGCGGCTGACAACGCCT TGAAACATGAAAAAGAGGAAGCGCTAAAAAAGATAGAGCAGTATCTCGCTAAAGCTGCAGAGGAGGCCAG GAGTACCGAAGAAAGGAAAGCAGCGGCGGAAGAGGAAAGGCTGAAACTCGAACTGGAGGAACAGAAAGCATGGGAGGCTTTACAGGCGGCGCAAGAACGACTGGCGCATATCGATGAAATACGCGAGCAAGAAAAAGCTGTAGCTGAGAGACAAGCTGAAGAGGAAAAAGTAGAAGCCGATCGGTTAGAAACTGAAAGACTACAGGAAACAGAAAG GCAGCTCGAGGAAGCTCGAGTAGCGGCCTTGCTGGAGGAGCAACAAAGAATGATCGTCGAGGAACACCTTGCAGAAGTTCGTCAACAGGAGGAAAAGGAAGAGAGATTAGCGAACATTGCGCTGGAGGAGGTGGACGAAGTGAAAGAAGTCGATCATTCTCGCGACGACGCAGTGGGGAGCGAAATCACGGATCAGGAGAGAGAAGAGAAACCGTACGAGTTGATCGCGGACGACGATACCAGG ATCGAGGAAGAAAACACGCAAGAAGAAGAACACTTTGATCTGGCAGAGGATCCGTTTGTCGAAGAACCAGAGGGAGCAGAAAACAAAGCTCCAACGGGCGCGAACGCTATCGAAGAAACGCCGAaaattgaagaagtgacttcTGGCGGGGAAGAGAGTTTCGAGTGGGGCAACGAGGACGCGTAA
- the LOC143179383 gene encoding uncharacterized protein LOC143179383 isoform X3, whose product MVYESDFYTTRRPYSRPLVSSYSVTDRPITLPLSTILQYFDDEAKEIRARVDSLMRRVHVFVPRAVASDFVEEIVPERMRSGDYVRRLISGKQNAKKDPEPVSWYEVPERGNFGNLACVKYVAGKPQSVRRPYFRLADLRPSDIKNDVNFLSYYKKNRQAADNALPEEPMTERELRKARALQPDLDESALPKAPRKVEKEQEAKPEKKRGSKKGKADTDRQSEAAKKELGSIKERESEPVKESKPVTQPEPVKAPVKEPEPEPEPEPEPVKEPEPVPEPVKEPEPTPEPVKKPEPVPEPVKEPEPVPEPAKEPEPVPAPAPEPVPEPESVKEPEPTPEPPKEPESAQPESTQELATEAESKQETVPEEKNSEAQIAEAVSAQEETGETKTEDKNVKHEKEEALKKIEQYLAKAAEEASEIIRSTDHTFHRRSTEERKAAAEEERLKLELEEQKAWEALQAAQERLAHIDEIREQEKAVAERQAEEEKVEADRLETERLQETERQLEEARVAALLEEQQRMIVEEHLAEVRQQEEKEERLANIALEEVDEVKEVDHSRDDAVGSEITDQEREEKPYELIADDDTRIEEENTQEEEHFDLAEDPFVEEPEGAENKAPTGANAIEETPKIEEVTSGGEESFEWGNEDA is encoded by the exons ATGGTTTACGAGAGCGACTTCTACACGACCCGACGGCCCTATTCGAGGCCTCTCGTCTCCTCCTACAGCGTCACG GATCGACCGATCACTTTACCGCTCTCTACCATCCTCCAG TACTTCGACGATGAGGCGAAGGAAATACGCGCCAGAGTGGATTCCCTTATGCGACGTGTTCACGTCTTCGTCCCACGAGCTGTAGCCAG CGACTTTGTGGAAGAGATAGTGCCAGAACGTATGCGTAGCGGCGACTACGTTCGTCGGTTGATCTCTGGCAAGCAAAACGCGAAGAAGGACCCAGAGCCCGTCTCCTGGTACGAAGTGCCGGAACGAGGTAACTTCGGTAACCTGGCATGCGTGAAATATGTCGCTGGGAAGCCACAGTCCGTCAGGAGGCCGTACTTCAGGCTCGCCGATCTTCGTCCGTCCGACATTAAGAACGACGTCAATTTTCTGAGCTACTACAAAAAGAACCGCCAGGCGGCTGACAACGCCT TACCAGAAGAGCCGATGACGGAAAGAGAATTGCGTAAGG CGCGAGCGTTACAGCCCGATCTGGACGAATCTGCGCTACCAAAGG CGCCTAGAAAAGTAGAAAAAGAACAGGAGGCAAAGCCTGAAAAGAAACGTGGCTCTAAAAAAGGAAAAGCGGATACCGATAGACAATCAGAAGCCGCAAAGAAAGAATTAGGATCCATCAAAGAACGAGAATCAGAGCCCGTGAAAGAGTCAAAACCTGTAACACAACCTGAGCCTGTGAAAGCACCTGTAAAGGAACCTGAACCGGAACCTGAACCGGAACCTGAGCCTGTAAAGGAACCTGAACCGGTTCCTGAGCCTGTGAAAGAACCTGAACCAACTCCCGAGCCCGTGAAAAAACCTGAACCAGTTCCTGAGCCTGTGAAAGAACCTGAACCAGTGCCCGAGCCTGCCAAAGAACCTGAACCTGTACCTGCACCTGCACCTGAACCAGTACCTGAACCTGAATCTGTGAAAGAACCAGAACCTACCCCTGAACCTCCTAAGGAACCAGAGTCAGCACAGCCAGAATCGACTCAAGAATTGGCAACCGAAGCAGAGTCTAAGCAGGAGACGGTACCGGAGGAGAAGAATTCAGAAGCTCAAATCGCGGAAGCTGTAAGTGCACAGGAAGAAACAGGCGAAACGAAGACAGAAGACAAAAATG TGAAACATGAAAAAGAGGAAGCGCTAAAAAAGATAGAGCAGTATCTCGCTAAAGCTGCAGAGGAGGCCAG CGAAATCATTAGATCAACTGATCATACGTTTCACCGCAGGAGTACCGAAGAAAGGAAAGCAGCGGCGGAAGAGGAAAGGCTGAAACTCGAACTGGAGGAACAGAAAGCATGGGAGGCTTTACAGGCGGCGCAAGAACGACTGGCGCATATCGATGAAATACGCGAGCAAGAAAAAGCTGTAGCTGAGAGACAAGCTGAAGAGGAAAAAGTAGAAGCCGATCGGTTAGAAACTGAAAGACTACAGGAAACAGAAAG GCAGCTCGAGGAAGCTCGAGTAGCGGCCTTGCTGGAGGAGCAACAAAGAATGATCGTCGAGGAACACCTTGCAGAAGTTCGTCAACAGGAGGAAAAGGAAGAGAGATTAGCGAACATTGCGCTGGAGGAGGTGGACGAAGTGAAAGAAGTCGATCATTCTCGCGACGACGCAGTGGGGAGCGAAATCACGGATCAGGAGAGAGAAGAGAAACCGTACGAGTTGATCGCGGACGACGATACCAGG ATCGAGGAAGAAAACACGCAAGAAGAAGAACACTTTGATCTGGCAGAGGATCCGTTTGTCGAAGAACCAGAGGGAGCAGAAAACAAAGCTCCAACGGGCGCGAACGCTATCGAAGAAACGCCGAaaattgaagaagtgacttcTGGCGGGGAAGAGAGTTTCGAGTGGGGCAACGAGGACGCGTAA
- the LOC143179383 gene encoding uncharacterized protein LOC143179383 isoform X4: protein MVYESDFYTTRRPYSRPLVSSYSVTDRPITLPLSTILQLRGIPRMPYVAHKRLVTVIHMPYHTVYHGGELIPIRIHARVRPSVLAAELYRIRNLTRPSTASYLEKYLQSKDHIYFDDEAKEIRARVDSLMRRVHVFVPRAVASDFVEEIVPERMRSGDYVRRLISGKQNAKKDPEPVSWYEVPERGNFGNLACVKYVAGKPQSVRRPYFRLADLRPSDIKNDVNFLSYYKKNRQAADNALKHEKEEALKKIEQYLAKAAEEASEIIRSTDHTFHRRSTEERKAAAEEERLKLELEEQKAWEALQAAQERLAHIDEIREQEKAVAERQAEEEKVEADRLETERLQETERQLEEARVAALLEEQQRMIVEEHLAEVRQQEEKEERLANIALEEVDEVKEVDHSRDDAVGSEITDQEREEKPYELIADDDTRIEEENTQEEEHFDLAEDPFVEEPEGAENKAPTGANAIEETPKIEEVTSGGEESFEWGNEDA, encoded by the exons ATGGTTTACGAGAGCGACTTCTACACGACCCGACGGCCCTATTCGAGGCCTCTCGTCTCCTCCTACAGCGTCACG GATCGACCGATCACTTTACCGCTCTCTACCATCCTCCAG TTGAGGGGCATTCCCCGCATGCCATACGTGGCTCACAAAAGGCTCGTGACTGTAATCCACATGCCGTACCATACCGTGTACCATGGTGGTGAACTGATACCGATAAGAATTCATGCGCGCGTACGTCCCAGCGTCCTCGCAGCTGAGCTCTACAGGATACGCAATCTGACCAGGCCCTCGACCGCCTCCTACTTGGAAAAGTATCTCCAATCCAAGGACCATATC TACTTCGACGATGAGGCGAAGGAAATACGCGCCAGAGTGGATTCCCTTATGCGACGTGTTCACGTCTTCGTCCCACGAGCTGTAGCCAG CGACTTTGTGGAAGAGATAGTGCCAGAACGTATGCGTAGCGGCGACTACGTTCGTCGGTTGATCTCTGGCAAGCAAAACGCGAAGAAGGACCCAGAGCCCGTCTCCTGGTACGAAGTGCCGGAACGAGGTAACTTCGGTAACCTGGCATGCGTGAAATATGTCGCTGGGAAGCCACAGTCCGTCAGGAGGCCGTACTTCAGGCTCGCCGATCTTCGTCCGTCCGACATTAAGAACGACGTCAATTTTCTGAGCTACTACAAAAAGAACCGCCAGGCGGCTGACAACGCCT TGAAACATGAAAAAGAGGAAGCGCTAAAAAAGATAGAGCAGTATCTCGCTAAAGCTGCAGAGGAGGCCAG CGAAATCATTAGATCAACTGATCATACGTTTCACCGCAGGAGTACCGAAGAAAGGAAAGCAGCGGCGGAAGAGGAAAGGCTGAAACTCGAACTGGAGGAACAGAAAGCATGGGAGGCTTTACAGGCGGCGCAAGAACGACTGGCGCATATCGATGAAATACGCGAGCAAGAAAAAGCTGTAGCTGAGAGACAAGCTGAAGAGGAAAAAGTAGAAGCCGATCGGTTAGAAACTGAAAGACTACAGGAAACAGAAAG GCAGCTCGAGGAAGCTCGAGTAGCGGCCTTGCTGGAGGAGCAACAAAGAATGATCGTCGAGGAACACCTTGCAGAAGTTCGTCAACAGGAGGAAAAGGAAGAGAGATTAGCGAACATTGCGCTGGAGGAGGTGGACGAAGTGAAAGAAGTCGATCATTCTCGCGACGACGCAGTGGGGAGCGAAATCACGGATCAGGAGAGAGAAGAGAAACCGTACGAGTTGATCGCGGACGACGATACCAGG ATCGAGGAAGAAAACACGCAAGAAGAAGAACACTTTGATCTGGCAGAGGATCCGTTTGTCGAAGAACCAGAGGGAGCAGAAAACAAAGCTCCAACGGGCGCGAACGCTATCGAAGAAACGCCGAaaattgaagaagtgacttcTGGCGGGGAAGAGAGTTTCGAGTGGGGCAACGAGGACGCGTAA
- the LOC143179383 gene encoding uncharacterized protein LOC143179383 isoform X6, which produces MVYESDFYTTRRPYSRPLVSSYSVTDRPITLPLSTILQLRGIPRMPYVAHKRLVTVIHMPYHTVYHGGELIPIRIHARVRPSVLAAELYRIRNLTRPSTASYLEKYLQSKDHIYFDDEAKEIRARVDSLMRRVHVFVPRAVASDFVEEIVPERMRSGDYVRRLISGKQNAKKDPEPVSWYEVPERGNFGNLACVKYVAGKPQSVRRPYFRLADLRPSDIKNDVNFLSYYKKNRQAADNACKGWRDRVPELYEDPTKAKKKEGGEEEELAEE; this is translated from the exons ATGGTTTACGAGAGCGACTTCTACACGACCCGACGGCCCTATTCGAGGCCTCTCGTCTCCTCCTACAGCGTCACG GATCGACCGATCACTTTACCGCTCTCTACCATCCTCCAG TTGAGGGGCATTCCCCGCATGCCATACGTGGCTCACAAAAGGCTCGTGACTGTAATCCACATGCCGTACCATACCGTGTACCATGGTGGTGAACTGATACCGATAAGAATTCATGCGCGCGTACGTCCCAGCGTCCTCGCAGCTGAGCTCTACAGGATACGCAATCTGACCAGGCCCTCGACCGCCTCCTACTTGGAAAAGTATCTCCAATCCAAGGACCATATC TACTTCGACGATGAGGCGAAGGAAATACGCGCCAGAGTGGATTCCCTTATGCGACGTGTTCACGTCTTCGTCCCACGAGCTGTAGCCAG CGACTTTGTGGAAGAGATAGTGCCAGAACGTATGCGTAGCGGCGACTACGTTCGTCGGTTGATCTCTGGCAAGCAAAACGCGAAGAAGGACCCAGAGCCCGTCTCCTGGTACGAAGTGCCGGAACGAGGTAACTTCGGTAACCTGGCATGCGTGAAATATGTCGCTGGGAAGCCACAGTCCGTCAGGAGGCCGTACTTCAGGCTCGCCGATCTTCGTCCGTCCGACATTAAGAACGACGTCAATTTTCTGAGCTACTACAAAAAGAACCGCCAGGCGGCTGACAACGCCT GCAAAGGATGGAGGGATCGTGTTCCAGAGCTCTACGAAGATCCGACAAAAGCCAAAAAGAAGGAGGGGGGAGAAGAAGAGGAACTGGCCGAAGAGTGA